In Monodelphis domestica isolate mMonDom1 chromosome 3, mMonDom1.pri, whole genome shotgun sequence, the following proteins share a genomic window:
- the CLEC4G gene encoding C-type lectin domain family 4 member G isoform X1 produces the protein MNSSNYQKWEEDKDNLVLDKSQQVESSQSTGSWRKLLPRDPPSKSAFLMLSITLLLLILLIVTLVKGSKTSQELNQLKQEMRTNASSQTKDVKQLREDIVAAKRNGSTLWASLGSSEKKLSETHARLLNLESKHDELSTQMTQALADAGKDRQDIRSEMFRAVAAVKTGNSSCSPCPDSWLAFEGSCYFFSTTKAHWDKSQQNCAKEQAHLVIVNNLEEQTFLTQNTKGLGYWIGLTATRSRGRVNGYIWIDGTKLTFSYWNEGEPNDSRKNENCIMILYSGRWNDAPCANLNDYWICEKRQQC, from the exons ATGAACTcctcaaactaccaaaaatggGAGGAAGACAAGGATAATCTTGTTTTGGACAAGTCCCAGCAAGTTGAGAGCTCACAAAGCACAG GCTCATGGAGAAAATTGCTTCCCAGAGATCCACCCTCAAAATCTGCCTTTCTGATGTTATCTATAACTCTACTGCTGTTGATTCTCCTTATTGTGACACTGGTCAAGG GCTCAAAGACCTCACAGGAGCTGAATCAGCTAAAACAGGAAATGAGAACCAATG CTTCTTCTCAGACAAAGGATGTCAAACAGCTAAGAGAGGACATAGTTGCTGCCAAAAGAAATG GCTCTACCTTGTGGGCTAGCTTGGGGAGCTCAGAGAAGAAACTGAGTGAGACCCACGCCCGACTGCTCAATCTAGAAAGCAAACACGATGAACTCAGCACCCAAA TGACTCAGGCCCTGGCAGATGCTGGGAAAGACCGACAAGACATTCGCAGTGAGATGTTCCGGGCTGTGGCTGCTGTGAAAACTGGGAACA GTTCCTGCTCCCCATGCCCTGATTCCTGGTTGGCCTTTGAGGGTTCTTGCTACTTCTTTTCCACCACCAAAGCCCATTGGGATAAGTCACAGCAAAACTGTGCTAAGGAGCAGGCGCACCTGGTTATTGTGAACAACCTTGAGGAACAG ACTTTTCTGACCCAGAACACCAAAGGCTTGGGCTACTGGATTGGACTCACAGCAACTCGTTCCAGAGGCAGGGTTAATGGATATATATGGATTGATGGCACCAAACTCACTTTCAG CTACTGGAATGAAGGGGAGCCCAATGACTCAAGAAAGAATGAGAACTGCATCATGATACTTTACTCAGGTCGCTGGAACGATGCACCCTGTGCAAATCTCAATGACTACTGGATCTGTGAGAAGAGGCAGCAGTGTTAA
- the CLEC4G gene encoding C-type lectin domain family 4 member G isoform X2: MNSSNYQKWEEDKDNLVLDKSQQVESSQSTGSWRKLLPRDPPSKSAFLMLSITLLLLILLIVTLVKGSKTSQELNQLKQEMRTNASSQTKDVKQLREDIVAAKRNGSTLWASLGSSEKKLSETHARLLNLESKHDELSTQMTQALADAGKDRQDIRSEMFRAVAAVKTGNSSCSPCPDSWLAFEGSCYFFSTTKAHWDKSQQNCAKEQAHLVIVNNLEEQNTKGLGYWIGLTATRSRGRVNGYIWIDGTKLTFSYWNEGEPNDSRKNENCIMILYSGRWNDAPCANLNDYWICEKRQQC, encoded by the exons ATGAACTcctcaaactaccaaaaatggGAGGAAGACAAGGATAATCTTGTTTTGGACAAGTCCCAGCAAGTTGAGAGCTCACAAAGCACAG GCTCATGGAGAAAATTGCTTCCCAGAGATCCACCCTCAAAATCTGCCTTTCTGATGTTATCTATAACTCTACTGCTGTTGATTCTCCTTATTGTGACACTGGTCAAGG GCTCAAAGACCTCACAGGAGCTGAATCAGCTAAAACAGGAAATGAGAACCAATG CTTCTTCTCAGACAAAGGATGTCAAACAGCTAAGAGAGGACATAGTTGCTGCCAAAAGAAATG GCTCTACCTTGTGGGCTAGCTTGGGGAGCTCAGAGAAGAAACTGAGTGAGACCCACGCCCGACTGCTCAATCTAGAAAGCAAACACGATGAACTCAGCACCCAAA TGACTCAGGCCCTGGCAGATGCTGGGAAAGACCGACAAGACATTCGCAGTGAGATGTTCCGGGCTGTGGCTGCTGTGAAAACTGGGAACA GTTCCTGCTCCCCATGCCCTGATTCCTGGTTGGCCTTTGAGGGTTCTTGCTACTTCTTTTCCACCACCAAAGCCCATTGGGATAAGTCACAGCAAAACTGTGCTAAGGAGCAGGCGCACCTGGTTATTGTGAACAACCTTGAGGAACAG AACACCAAAGGCTTGGGCTACTGGATTGGACTCACAGCAACTCGTTCCAGAGGCAGGGTTAATGGATATATATGGATTGATGGCACCAAACTCACTTTCAG CTACTGGAATGAAGGGGAGCCCAATGACTCAAGAAAGAATGAGAACTGCATCATGATACTTTACTCAGGTCGCTGGAACGATGCACCCTGTGCAAATCTCAATGACTACTGGATCTGTGAGAAGAGGCAGCAGTGTTAA